The following DNA comes from bacterium.
TAATTGATGGCGCTCTGGGAATGGCATATGGAGTCACTTCAACTACTTTCTTACTAAGCATGGGCATACCACCGGTGGCAGCAAGTGCAAGTGTTCACTCTGCAGAAGTATTTACAAGCGGTATATCTGGGCTTGCGCACTTAAAGTTTGGAAATGTGGATAAGAAACTGTTCAAGAAGCTCTTGATTCCCGGAATAATTGGAGGAATTTTAGGAGCATATATTCTTACTGTTGTGCCGGGAAAAACGATAAAGCCCTTTGTTGCGTTCTACTTGCTTATAATGGGTTTGATTATACTTCGAAAAGCATTCAAAAAAGTTGAACAGAAAGAAGTGAAAACCAAACTATTACCGTTAGGAGTATCCGGGGGATTCTTCGATGCGATTGGAGGTGGCGGTTGGGGCCCGATAGTAACATCTACTTTAGTAGCCAGAGGACATAATCCCAGATTCTCGATTGGTTCGGTTAACCTGGCAGAGTTTTTCGTAACCGTAGCTGAAGTGGCAACTTTTTTGACAATAATCGGATTAGTACATTGGCAGATAATCGTCGGTTTAATCATTGGGGGAGTTATGGCTGCTCCTCTGGCAGCTTATGTGTGCAAGAGGCTCCCTTCCCGGGCATTAATGATAATGGTCGGATTATTAATTATGGCTTTGAGTATAAGAACGATATGTTCTGCTCTATTATGAGAATGGGATCGGGTTTTGTGACGGAGGTCGGATGTCAATTAAGAATTGCATTTTGGGGATTAGTGCAGGGATTCTTTTAGTTTTATCATTTCCTCCAGTTAACTTCTCTTTTTTGATTTGGTTTGCCTTAGTACCTCTGTTTTTTGCTATTTACTTTTCAAAAAGCCCAAAGGAAGCAGTTATTGTTGGTAGTTTGACCGGCCTTGTTTTTTATGGAATAAGTTTAAACTGGTTTTTTAAACTTTTTGGGTTACTGGCCATTGGATTGATATGTTTATTGGCTATTTTTATAGGGATCTTCTCATTTTTGGTAAAATATATATATTCAGATTTGAGTAACCCGTCGTTACCGGAGCCGACAAAACAACAACTCACCTCTCCTTCACGGAGGTCATTATCTTTAAAGGGTCTTCTTCTTTTCATTCCTGTGTGCTGGGTGGCAGTGGAGTTCTTTCGTTCTGAATTATGGTGGTTGAAGTTTCCCTGGCTGGCACTGGGTTACTCACAGTGGGACCATCTACCTCTACTTCAATTGGCTAGTTTGGGCGGGGTTTATGGACTATCATTTTTTATTGTCCTGGTAAACGGCGTTGTTTTTCGTAGCTTGCTTGTTAAACGCTCGGACGCTGGCTTCAAATGGAGGCGGCATCTCTCTCCGCTAATTATCATAATCATTATCATGGGCATCGTTCTTTACTGGGGAAATTGGGTTATTGGAGCCAGAACCCACCTGAAAGGGGACCCGGGAGCCAAGGAAATTGGAGTTGCAGCTATTCAGGATGAATCTTTTATTCAAGACAAATTGATTGCTGCAACAAGGAAGGCAATAAAAGAAACACCCAATTTTATAGTCTGGCCGGAACTTTCGGCTTTTTTGCTCCCCGGTGAAAAGGAGAAGAGACTGGCCTCTTTTGTCGATTTAGCCAAAGACAGCAAGGCCTATTTGGTTACTGGATTTCTTGAATTCTTCGGCTTTGGCAAAAAGAAATTTGAAAACTACGCTTTACTCTTTTCTCCTCAAGGAGAAATAATTGGTAAACACACTAAAATCCATCTGGTACATTTTATTGAGGGTGCGTTTGAGAAAGGAAATGATTGTAGGGTTTTTGAAACCCATCATGGTAAGGTTGGAATACAAATCTGTTTTGATTTGGATTATGTGGATGTTACTCGCACAATGGTAAGGTCGGGAGCAGAGATGTTTTTCGTGCCCGGTCTTGACCCAATTTTTTGGGGCAAATGGGAACATCTCCAGCGTTCGTCGATGGCTCCCCTACGAGCTGTGGAATCGAGGAGATGGATTGTTCGGGCAGCTTCTTCTGGAATGTCACAAATTATCGACCCTTATGGACGGGTAACAGATTCTCTGCCCATCGGGGTAGAAGGAATTTTGGTTGGTAAGATTTCGGTCAATAATAGAATAACCTTTTATCACCATTATGGTTGGGTCTTCCCCTATGTTTGTTTAGGTGGATTAGTGGTTGGGTTGGGGGTGAAGTTCTTTTTAGGTAAAGGAAAGCGAGGAAATAGATGATTGTGGCTGTTATTGGTGGGAATTATTGTAGTCGGGAAATGGCTAAAGTTGCTTATGAAGTGGGAAAGAGGATTGCCGAGAAAAAGCATATTCTTATATGTGGAGGATTGAGAGGGGTGATGGAAGCATCCTGTCGGGGAGCGAAGGATGGAGGGGGTTTGACAATAGGTATTCTTCCAGGCAGAGATAAAAATGACGCTAATCGCTTTGTGGATATACCCATTGTCACGGCAATGAGTCATGCTCGAAATGCAATTATTACGCGCACTGCTGATGTTTTGATTGCTGTGGACGGAAGGTATGGGACTTTATCTGAGATTGGACTGGCTCTTGCCACAAGCAAGAAGGTGGTGGGAATCAATACCTGGGATATTGAAGGTGTAATTTCTGTGGGAAGTGTGGATGAGGCAATGGAGGAGATAGAAAAGGTATAAGAAGGGTTCACGTCCCCCCTCACCTTAATCCTCTCCCCCGAGGGGAGAGGAGAAAAAGATGAAAGAACAAGGGCAAAAATAGTATTTGTGGGAGGGAGAATTGAGAGCAATTGTTCAGAGAGTATCTGAAGCGAGAGTGAGTGTTAAGGAAAATGAATCATTGAGAGAGATAAATAAAATTAGAAAAGGGTTGGTAGTTCTTCTCGGTGTGGGAAAAGAGGATGGCGATGAGGATGCTGAATATCTTGCGGAGAAGATTTCTAACCTGCGTGTCTTTCCTGATGAGAATGATAGAATGAACCTTTCTATTCTCGATGTGGGAGGGGAAATTCTGGTTATTTCCCAGTTTACCCTGTATGGAGATTGTAGAAAGGGGAGACGGCCCGATTTCACTTCTGCTGCCCCACCAGAGATAGCAGAAGGTCTATATGAAAAATTTATGGAAAAGGTGAAAGCAAAAGGAGTAGAGGTTAAGTCTGGGGAGTTTCAGGCTCGGATGCTGGTTGATATTCGTAATGATGGGCCGGTGACGATACTTCTGGAGAGTAAATGAAACCCCCTCACCCTATCCCCGGAGGGGAGAGGAGACTTGAGGAATAGTGCGAAAAAGAACTTTCCTTATATTATTTTCAATCGTAGTGATTATGGTTATCCTGGTCGCCTACCGCTGGTCACAACCAGATATCTACCTGGAAACAGAGAAGAAGACCCATCTCCATTACGACTTCGTTGACATTTCTGCTGGAATAAGAAATAGACACTTTAAAGAAGATTTTAAACAGAGAATTCTCCCTGCCATAATCTACAGGGGAATATCTCCTGTTTCTACGATTGGTAAGAGATGGTCTGTGGAATTGAAATATGATGAGAAGAATGGTCGCTGGCAAGGAAGATGGCCAGTCCCCTGGAATGCTCCTGAGGGAGAGTACAGGGTTGAAATCTGGTTATCTTCTGAACTGAAAGAGAGAATGCGTCTCGGGGAATGTAAATTTTTCATTGCCCGTCGGAAGCCTCAAAAGTTGAATCCTGGCTTATCTGTTATGACTATGGAGAACATGCGTCCATTGAAGACAATGAGGGTAAAGGGACCGGATGGAGAATGGGGCGATTGGAAGAAGCTCTTCGATTGGGTAGAGTTTTCTGGAGCTAATACTTTCTGGTATATGGCAGGTCAGACTTCAGCTTATGCGGAGAAGTTGCCTGATGATTTTCCCTGGAACAATGAAAATCTCGATTTTATTGATGATTTAGCTAAAGAGGCTGAGAAGAGGGGTATCGATTTTGGCTATTGGGTTCAGTGTTACATCGTCCTTGGCCCCAGAAGATATAGGGCTAATTATGAGTATGGGTGGGGTTATGAATATAAGCTGGAGAAATCTATTCCTACCCGTGGTATCTCTATCGGGGATAAGAAGCGGATAGAAGACATAATTGAATTTATCAAAAGATTAAATAAAATTGAAGAAATCGATTATGTAGGGTTTGATTATATTCGCACAGCAAAAGGTGGGCTGGAGTTGGTGGATGAGTTTGTTAGAGAAATGGAAGTGGATGTTCCTGAGAAGTGGGAAGAATTTTCTAAAAGAGAACGGATGGAGTGGTTGGGCAGGATAGTGGAGCGTACACGGGGAAGGGATATCCCGCTCATAGACCAGTGGAATTGGTGGAGGGCAAGACAGGCAGCAATAGTATTGAAGAGAATAAAAGAGGAAACGGGTCTTACCAAGCCTCTGTGGGTGTTCAATCTGAGCTGGGAGAAGGGCTGGCAGCATGGTCAGGATGTGGTGATGAAGAACGATGCTGGTGTAGACATCATCGCAATAATGCTCTACGAGGCAGACCTTAAGCAGTTAGATTGCTTGATTGAGGACTGGAAGGACTATGTAAACAGGGGAGATGCCAATTTGATTGTTGGCGATGATTATGATTGGCCACTCCATCAATATACTCTGAATCCTGCTGGTCCGGAGGATTTTTATGAACGGACATTAAAAGCAATGGAGAATATCTATGGAGATGGACTGGTCTCAGGAATATTTACTCATGACTTAGCGCGGGCTCTATGGGGAAGGAAGGGCCCATATCCGTCTCAAGAGTGGGTATTGGCTGGCGCTTCCAGTTTTTCCCGACTAAGGGAAGAATGGGAGATAACTCCTGTCCACATTGAGATTGAGATTCCCGAGAAGGTTCTTTTCAATACAGAGTTTTCTGCAAATGTAGTGGTGAAAAATTGTGGCCCCCTTGAGGTGAAGAAGATAGAAGTTTCTATACTGCCTCAGGAAGGAATTAAAATTGTTTCTGGAAATTATAAAGAGATAAAATCCCTGGCTCCTGGGGAGAGTGAGAGAGTGGAATTCAAGTTAAAGATAAATGAGTTCGATTATGAACGGGGATTTCGACATATGGTAGCCTCAAGGACAGAGTGGGAATCTGGTGAATTTCCCAGTTATGCTTTTAAATATCTGAGCTTGATTGAGGAACCCCTTCTGTTTCCTGCCACAACATTTGCAATGTTGGAATAAAATATGGGTAAATGGCTGGTAAAAGTAATTCTAATATGTTTATTATTAATTTTCCTTACAGGGTGTTTCTCAGAAGGAGAAAAAGGTGGAAAAAAAGGAGTGGAAATGGAGATTTATCTTATACCAATTGGAGATGTTGAGAAAGATGTCCTTTTGAAATTGTCCTGGGTTTTGCGAGAGAAGTTTGAGGCAGTGTTTGAGGTGGGTGAGCCATTGCCACTTTCTGAAGATGCTTATAGGCCTCGGCGGGGACAATATTTTGCCACTCCTATCCTGGAAGAATTAAAGCAAAATATCTCGGAAGATGGAAAGAAAGTCTTAGGTGTTCTCGATGTGGACATCTTCGTTCCCGCACTGAACTTTATCTTTGGTCAGGCAGACCTGGGTAGAAATGCGGCTTTGATTTCTTTAACTCGATTGCGGGAAGAGTTTTACGGAAATAGTAAAAATGAAGAACTCTTCTTTAAGAGGGCACTTA
Coding sequences within:
- a CDS encoding sulfite exporter TauE/SafE family protein; the protein is MIVYIIVGFIAQIIDGALGMAYGVTSTTFLLSMGIPPVAASASVHSAEVFTSGISGLAHLKFGNVDKKLFKKLLIPGIIGGILGAYILTVVPGKTIKPFVAFYLLIMGLIILRKAFKKVEQKEVKTKLLPLGVSGGFFDAIGGGGWGPIVTSTLVARGHNPRFSIGSVNLAEFFVTVAEVATFLTIIGLVHWQIIVGLIIGGVMAAPLAAYVCKRLPSRALMIMVGLLIMALSIRTICSALL
- a CDS encoding nitrilase-related carbon-nitrogen hydrolase; translated protein: MSIKNCILGISAGILLVLSFPPVNFSFLIWFALVPLFFAIYFSKSPKEAVIVGSLTGLVFYGISLNWFFKLFGLLAIGLICLLAIFIGIFSFLVKYIYSDLSNPSLPEPTKQQLTSPSRRSLSLKGLLLFIPVCWVAVEFFRSELWWLKFPWLALGYSQWDHLPLLQLASLGGVYGLSFFIVLVNGVVFRSLLVKRSDAGFKWRRHLSPLIIIIIIMGIVLYWGNWVIGARTHLKGDPGAKEIGVAAIQDESFIQDKLIAATRKAIKETPNFIVWPELSAFLLPGEKEKRLASFVDLAKDSKAYLVTGFLEFFGFGKKKFENYALLFSPQGEIIGKHTKIHLVHFIEGAFEKGNDCRVFETHHGKVGIQICFDLDYVDVTRTMVRSGAEMFFVPGLDPIFWGKWEHLQRSSMAPLRAVESRRWIVRAASSGMSQIIDPYGRVTDSLPIGVEGILVGKISVNNRITFYHHYGWVFPYVCLGGLVVGLGVKFFLGKGKRGNR
- a CDS encoding TIGR00725 family protein, translating into MIVAVIGGNYCSREMAKVAYEVGKRIAEKKHILICGGLRGVMEASCRGAKDGGGLTIGILPGRDKNDANRFVDIPIVTAMSHARNAIITRTADVLIAVDGRYGTLSEIGLALATSKKVVGINTWDIEGVISVGSVDEAMEEIEKV
- the dtd gene encoding D-aminoacyl-tRNA deacylase; translated protein: MRAIVQRVSEARVSVKENESLREINKIRKGLVVLLGVGKEDGDEDAEYLAEKISNLRVFPDENDRMNLSILDVGGEILVISQFTLYGDCRKGRRPDFTSAAPPEIAEGLYEKFMEKVKAKGVEVKSGEFQARMLVDIRNDGPVTILLESK
- a CDS encoding archaemetzincin family Zn-dependent metalloprotease; the protein is MGKWLVKVILICLLLIFLTGCFSEGEKGGKKGVEMEIYLIPIGDVEKDVLLKLSWVLREKFEAVFEVGEPLPLSEDAYRPRRGQYFATPILEELKQNISEDGKKVLGVLDVDIFVPALNFIFGQADLGRNAALISLTRLREEFYGNSKNEELFFKRALTEATHELGHTFGLRHCDNPKCVMRFSNDIRDTDIKGADFCEQCREKLEIKLR